The region CGGTTTGCCGATCCGCGGCGTGATGACATTGTCGCCCACCCTCGCATCCATCCAGGTGAGTTGCATGCCAGTTTCTCCCGCGCACAGCAGGCCGTCTGAAGGATCCATGCCGATGCCGTGGCGTGTTCCATTGCGATAATGTCCGATGATCTGCTGCAATATTGGCCATGCATAAGCCAGCGACGGCAAATCCTTGATGACTGAGAAGTACGCGTGCCAGGCCTCGATGAACCACAGTGCCGCATCTACCGTGTTGTATTGGGGCGCCTCGCCATTGCCCGGAAAGAAATTGGGCAGCATGCCGCCGTCCACCAGCGGCAGGTGGCCCAGCAGCAGGCTGCGTGCCTGCTGGTAACGTCCGGTTGCCAGCAGCAGTCCGGGCAGCGCAATCATGCTGTCGCGCCCCCATTCACCGAACCACGGGTATCCTGCCACGATGGCATCGCGCGCATGGATATCATCCTGCTCATGGCGAATCACAAAACTGTCCGCTGCCAGGATCAGCTGGTCTATCCATGCGGGTGCCTGCATCAGTTCCGGCACGGTGATTTTCGCGCGGGTCAGCATGGCAAGGTCGCGTGCCTGAAAGCGCCGCATCGAGTCCTCCATGTAATAGGCCGGTTCATCTTCTTCGATGGAGGCAGTCAGTCCGACCCAGTGCCCGGCATGAATGGGGAAGGTCATGTGACCGACGCATAAATGGCGATCAAGGCTGGACAGGCCGCGCTCGCGCTCCGCCGGCAGATCGAAATCTTCGATCCAATAATCGGCACGTTGTACCTCGCCGCAACGGGAATGAAAATGCAGGGTGGGGCAGCCGGGATAACTGATATCCAGTTCGTGGTCGCTGGTCTGGAAAGAAGGGGAACTGTTTTCAAACCCGGTGATGCCGTGATGATCGCGAACATTGGCCAGCAACCGTACACGCAATTTGACGCCGCGTTCCGCCGGATTCTCCAGCAAGCGCCAGGCTATGCTGGTGCTGTGTCTGCCGTGCTCCATCCAGATACGTGCCTCGATCAGCAGGTCATCCAGACGGTAATGCCAGACCGGCATGCGCCCGTCCAGTCGAAACGATTCTATGGAAAGATGCCCCCGCGGTTCCACCACGCCGCTGCCCCAGCGATTGGTGTGTAAATGTATGACGCGATCACCGTCCAGCAATTCGGCATCGGCCTTGGCAAACAACAGATTGCGCTGCAAATGCGATTGAAACGGGGCGATCAGCAAGCCGTGGTAACGCCGGGTCAGTGTGCCCGCAACCGTCCCGCCGGCGTAGCCTCCTTTGCCGTTGGCAAGCCACCATTCATGCTGTTCTGCAAGTTCGAGCGTGCCGCAGATTTCGCGATCCAGATGCACTATTTGTGGAAGTGATTGTTTCACTATTGCCTCCTTGCACTGTTCATGCCTGTCGTATCGGGCTTGGTGATTACGCGGCAGAATTCGCTGTTGAACGTTGCCTTCAGTTTTTAATTACTCGCGTTGTTGACAGCCGCATATCGGCAAGGCTTTAAAGCTTTTCCATCAGCATTTTTTCCAGCTTGATCTGATCCGCAGTGAAACCGCGTATACCTTCGGCAAGCTTCTCGGTGGCCATGGCATCCTCGTTCATTGCCCAGCGAAATTCGGCTTCGGTCATCGGCATCGGTCGTACTTCGGTCACGCCCGTGTCGGTCAGCTTGCGCGGCAGCAAGCCTTGTGTGGCCTCCAGTTTTTGCAGAAAAACCGGGGCGATGGTGAGACGGTCGCATCCGGCCAGGGCCAGAATCTCGTCCATGTTGCGGAATGACGCACCCATGACGATGGTCTGATAACCGTGCGCCTTGTAGTACGCATAAATTTTGCGTACCGAGAGTACGCCGGGATCAGATTCCGCCTCAAAATCCTTGCCGCTGTGCGCCTTGTTCCAGTCAAGAATTCGCCCGACGAAAGGAGAGATCAGTGTGACGCCGGCTTCCGCACAGCAACGCGCCTGGGCAAAGCCGAATAGCAACGTAAGATTGCAGTTGATGCCCTCGCGCTCAAGGATTTCAGCCGCTCGAATGCCCTCCCACGTGGAGGCTATCTTGATCAGCACACGGTTGCTGGCTATGCCCGCGGCGCTGTAAAGACGGATCAGTTTGCGTGCCTTGCTGACTGTGGCGGCCGTATCAAAGGAAAGTCGCGCATCCACTTCGGTCGAGATGCGACCCGGAACATACTTGAGTATTTCCAGTCCGGCATCCACCGCCAGTTTGTCCATGGCATCGCGTGCCTGTTGCTCGCGGTCGCTGCTTTGCGATTTTCCCCATGCGATCGCATCGGTGATGAGCGGAACATATTCCGGCAGGGTTGCCGCCTTGAGCAGCAGGGACGGATTGGTTGTTGCATCCTGCGGTCGATGATGACTGAT is a window of Sideroxydans sp. CL21 DNA encoding:
- a CDS encoding amylo-alpha-1,6-glucosidase, which translates into the protein MKQSLPQIVHLDREICGTLELAEQHEWWLANGKGGYAGGTVAGTLTRRYHGLLIAPFQSHLQRNLLFAKADAELLDGDRVIHLHTNRWGSGVVEPRGHLSIESFRLDGRMPVWHYRLDDLLIEARIWMEHGRHSTSIAWRLLENPAERGVKLRVRLLANVRDHHGITGFENSSPSFQTSDHELDISYPGCPTLHFHSRCGEVQRADYWIEDFDLPAERERGLSSLDRHLCVGHMTFPIHAGHWVGLTASIEEDEPAYYMEDSMRRFQARDLAMLTRAKITVPELMQAPAWIDQLILAADSFVIRHEQDDIHARDAIVAGYPWFGEWGRDSMIALPGLLLATGRYQQARSLLLGHLPLVDGGMLPNFFPGNGEAPQYNTVDAALWFIEAWHAYFSVIKDLPSLAYAWPILQQIIGHYRNGTRHGIGMDPSDGLLCAGETGMQLTWMDARVGDNVITPRIGKPVEINALWYNALQTMEYFAHILNDEARAKEYSAMAAKTRAEFRRFVRSKHNGLFDVIDGPDGNDDDIRPNQILAVSLTFTPLDSQARQDVVAVCAQHLLTPFGLRSLDSASPDYRPYYQGDVWSRDSAYHQGTVWAWLLGHYALAEYRVSGNAERALSRLEGMQDHLNKAGLGTVSEIFDGDAPHTARGCPAQAWSVACTLDAWLKLRRAQSKNEKEDRHEQAKSVA
- the tal gene encoding transaldolase, translating into MANLLEQLESMTVIVADTGDIDAISHHRPQDATTNPSLLLKAATLPEYVPLITDAIAWGKSQSSDREQQARDAMDKLAVDAGLEILKYVPGRISTEVDARLSFDTAATVSKARKLIRLYSAAGIASNRVLIKIASTWEGIRAAEILEREGINCNLTLLFGFAQARCCAEAGVTLISPFVGRILDWNKAHSGKDFEAESDPGVLSVRKIYAYYKAHGYQTIVMGASFRNMDEILALAGCDRLTIAPVFLQKLEATQGLLPRKLTDTGVTEVRPMPMTEAEFRWAMNEDAMATEKLAEGIRGFTADQIKLEKMLMEKL